The following proteins are co-located in the Papaver somniferum cultivar HN1 unplaced genomic scaffold, ASM357369v1 unplaced-scaffold_128, whole genome shotgun sequence genome:
- the LOC113331825 gene encoding sugar transport protein 5-like — translation MEGRVGHGTRTAGYGAIDPSIRNEKITWSVIMSSIVAASCGLIFGYDLGISGGVTTMPPFLEKFFPSVLKKKEDATQSTYCVYDSQILTLFTSSLYLSGLVSSLLASRVTKVFGRKFAILFGGCTFLVGSIVNCTAPNVVLLILGRILLGFGVGFTNQAAPVYIAEMAPPKYRGAFNTGFQLFIAIGVLCANIINFVTSGLGKWGWRLSLGLAAAPAAIVLLGALLVTDTPSSLVERGKLPEARDALLKVRGANSDIEAELSELVEACETAREVDQISFKTIFKKQYRPHLVIAGGVPFFQQLTGINTIAFYAPVLFNSVGFGNDSALKGTILLGLVNVGSIAASMFMVDRFGRRALFIEGGIQMFICQVGLASILGATLGLSGKGEISKAAGSVILVLMCLYAAGFGWSWGPLCFLVPTEVCPVKIRPIGQSVSIAVHFSVAFILSQTFLSQLCHFKYTVFLFYAGWIVIMTTFVVCLLPETKGVPLESMHTIWQQHWLWKKFTAPSPTMLQTIST, via the exons ATGGAAGGACGAGTAGGGCATGGTACTAGAACGGCAGGTTATGGAGCAATAGACCCaagtataaggaatgagaaaataACATGGTCTGTAATCATGAGCTCCATTGTTGCAGCTTCTTGTGGcttgatctttggttatgatcTTGGAATTTCAG GTGGAGTGACAACAATGCCACCGTTCCTCGAGAAGTTTTTCCCGtcggtgttgaagaagaaggaagatgcAACTCAAAGTACCTATTGTGTATATGATAGTCAAATTTTAACTTTGTTCACTTCGTCATTGTATTTATCAGGGTTAGTTTCATCACTCTTAGCTAGTCGGGTAACTAAGGTATTTGGTCGTAAATTTGCAATACTGTTCGGTGGTTGTACATTTTTGGTTGGTTCCATTGTCAATTGCACGGCTCCAAACGTCGTTTTGCTTATCCTGGGTCGGATTTTGCTAGGTTTTGGAGTCGGTTTCACGAATCAG GCTGCACCAGTTTATATCGCGGAAATGGCGCCACCGAAGTATCGGGGAGCCTTTAACACTGGCTTCCAATTGTTCATTGCCATTGGTGTACTTTGTGCAAATATCATAAACTTTGTAACCTCTGGACTCGGCAAATGGGGTTGGCGATTGTCCCTTGGCTTGGCTGCAGCCCCAGCTGCTATCGTCTTACTTGGGGCACTTCTAGTTACAGACACCCCCAGCAGCTTAGTGGAGCGTGGTAAACTCCCTGAAGCTAGAGACGCACTGCTGAAAGTTCGCGGGGCTAACTCAGATATTGAAGCTGAGTTGAGTGAACTTGTTGAAGCATGTGAAACTGCAAGGGAAGTCGATCAGATATCATTTAAGACGATATTTAAGAAACAATATCGGCCTCATCTGGTTATAGCAGGGGGGGTTCCATTCTTTCAACAACTAACAGGAATTAACACTATAGCATTTTATGCACCAGTTTTGTTTAACTCGGTAGGGTTCGGGAACGACTCAGCTTTGAAAGGGACAATTTTGTTAGGCCTTGTTAATGTTGGTTCCATAGCAGCATCCATGTTTATGGTAGACAGGTTTGGTCGGCGTGCTTTGTTCATTGAGGGTGGGATCCAGATGTTCATCTGCCAG gttGGGTTGGCAAGTATATTAGGAGCGACACTGGGGCTATCAGGGAAAGGAGAAATTTCAAAAGCAGCGGGGAGTGTAATCCTAGTACTGATGTGTCTTTACGCGGCCGGTTTCGGTTGGTCTTGGGGTCCGTTATGTTTCTTAGTCCCAACTGAAGTATGTCCGGTGAAAATACGACCAATTGGACAAAGTGTGTCAATCGCAGTTCACTTCTCAGTTGCATTCATTTTATCTCAAACATTCTTGTCACAGCTTTGTCATTTCAAATACACCGTTTTCTTGTTTTATGCTGGTTGGATCGTCATCATGACTACTTTTGTTGTTTGCCTCTTGCCCGAAACTAAAGGAGTTCCGCTAGAATCTATGCATACTATTTGGCAACAACATTGGTTATGGAAGAAGTTTACGGCACCGTCGCCAACAATGTTGCAAACAATATCCACATAG